A single window of Watersipora subatra chromosome 9, tzWatSuba1.1, whole genome shotgun sequence DNA harbors:
- the LOC137405307 gene encoding uncharacterized protein, giving the protein MAKSEAACNNAELKHGYFELKDIYENDGVRYYHLEYGCSFGYKRDSDDPHDRVLCTEVANSTVWLDEHQNEAILKPVCELNGVALSIGVTSSVGSLLFICIIVLAYLYGRERKRNRELHAANSKMHPKVPQTPDDMSIYEGFYSQPVQQAQISSVHHDTSRSLDKPRNRNGFSPYSKNLDKEALMTPVIRSNSLSKRFFKRMSQYQPKSLPRPTKLGHIQFISSGRFDQGYDNNLSARTSENTGYRQMQGRQLYDMKTDTQRRQSNQRRPVYDLPPSENSSAITFV; this is encoded by the exons ATGGCGAAGTCTGAAGCAGCGTGCAACAACGCTGAGCTTAAACACGGATATTTTGAGTTGAAAGACATTTATGAAAACGACGGAGTTCGATACTATCATTTGGAATACGGATGCAGCTTTGGATACAAACGTGACTCAGACGACCCACACGATCGAGTACTGTGCACCGAGGTAGCGAACTCGACTGTATGGTTGGATGAACATCAGAATGAAGCTATCCTGAAACCCGTGTGTGAGCTGAACGGAGTAGCTT tgAGCATTGGAGTAACATCTTCGGTTGGATCATTGCTCTTCATCTGTATTATTGTTCTCGCTTACCTCTACGGCAGAGAAAGAAAGCGAAACCGTGAATTACATGCAGCCAATAGCAAGATGCACCCGAAAGTACCTCAAACACCAGATGACATGTCAATATACGAAGGGTTCTATTCTCAACCTGTGCAGCAAGCGCAGATCAGTTCAGTCCACCACGATACATCTAGGTCGCTTGATAAACCTAGAAACAGAAACGGGTTTAGTCCGTACTCAAAGAACCTTGACAAAGAGGCCCTGATGACACCAGTAATCAGGAGCAATTCGCTGTCCAAGAGGTTCTTCAAGCGCATGAGCCAGTACCAGCCTAAATCATTACCTCGCCCTACTAAACTGGGACACATACAGTTCATCAGCTCAGGTAGGTTCGACCAAGGGTATGATAACAACTTGAGTGCCAGGACGTCTGAGAATACTGGCTATAGACAGATGCAAGGCCGCCAACTCTATGATATGAAAACAGACACCCAGAGGCGCCAGTCCAATCAAAGGAGACCAGTTTACGACTTGCCACCATCAGAGAACAGCAGCGCAATAACATTCGTTTAG